One genomic window of Monodelphis domestica isolate mMonDom1 chromosome 1, mMonDom1.pri, whole genome shotgun sequence includes the following:
- the CES2.3 gene encoding pyrethroid hydrolase Ces2e isoform X1 gives MWNTSVLPKALTLGVLCFLISVKGHKADDLIRTTESGQVQGTQISIKKLDKSVDVFLGIPFAKPPIGALRFSPPQAPDSWNNVRDATSYPPMCLQDGLIQEKMEKALKIKLPRVAISEDCLYLNIYVPGDTKEGDRLPVMVWIHGGGLVFGSASMYDGSILSASQNVIVVTIQYRLGVLGFFSTNDEHAPGNWGYLDQVAALQWVQKNIAHFGGDPGRVTIFGESAGGTSVSSHVLSPMSKGLFHRAIMESGVAILPGLIASSSDTVTNLVANLSACERSSSASMVQCLRSKSEEEMLAMTKLFKIIPGVVDGKFLPRHPEELLAAGEFHHVPCIIGVNNHEYGWIIPAELGISELKEKMDKGDIQSTVQGPLLGIPPELGHLMIEEYLGDIEDPRELRVQYQEMMGDLMFAIPALKVAKYQHSSSSPVYFYEFQHRPSLFKDSKPDFVKADHGDELLFTFGWSLLGDTTEEEKVLSHKMMSYWANFARHGNPNGADLLQWPAYGQNEEYMQLNLQLSVGKSLKGNKLEFWTKTVPQKMKESLLQKGRMEL, from the exons ATGTGGAACACTTCCGTGCTGCCCAAGGCCCTCACTCTGGGGGTCCTGTGCTTCCTAATTTCAGTCAAAG GGCACAAGGCAGATGACCTCATCAGGACCACCGAGTCTGGACAGGTTCAAGGGACTCAAATCAGCATCAAGAAGCTTGACAAAAGTGTTGATGTTTTCCTGGGAATCCCCTTTGCCAAACCACCCATTGGGGCCCTGAGGTTTTCCCCTCCCCAAGCCCCTGACTCCTGGAACAATGTGAGAGATGCGACTTCTTACCCACCCAT GTGTTTGCAGGATGGccttatacaagaaaaaatggaaaaggcctTGAAAATAAAACTCCCCAGGGTTGCCATTTCTGAAGACTGTTTGTACCTCAATATCTATGTTCCTGGCgacacaaaggaaggggaccgATTACCA GTGATGGTATGGATCCATGGCGGTGGTCTCGTTTTTGGCTCAGCCTCCATGTATGATGGCTCGATATTGTCTGCATCCCAGAATGTGATAGTGGTCACTATCCAGTACAGGCTGGGTGTTCTCGGATTCTTTAG CACTAATGATGAGCATGCACCTGGCAACTGGGGTTACCTGGATCAGGTAGCTGCCCTACAGTGGGTCCAGAAGAACATTGCCCACTTTGGAGGAGATCCTGGCCGTGTGACCATCTTTGGAGAGTCTGCAGGAGGAACAAGTGTCTCCTCACAT GTTCTGTCCCCCATGTCCAAAGGTTTGTTCCACAGAGCAATCATGGAGAGTGGTGTGGCCATCCTTCCTGGACTGATTGCTTCCAGTTCTGACACAGTCACAAAT CTTGTTGCCAATCTGTCTGCTTGTGAGAGATCCAGTTCTGCCTCCATGGTTCAGTGTCTTCGAAGCAAAAGTGAGGAGGAAATGCTGGCCATGACCAAG cttttcAAGATAATCCCTGGAGTAGTTGATGGGAAATTCTTGCCCAGACATCCTGAAGAGTTGTTGGCTGCAGGAGAGTTCCACCATGTCCCTTGCATCATAGGTGTCAATAACCATGAATATGGTTGGATTATTCCTGCT GAGTTGGGCATTTCTGAACTTAAAGAAAAGATGGATAAAGGAGATATCCAATCAACAGTGCAAGGTCCACTTTTG GGTATTCCTCCTGAGCTTGGCCATTTGATGATTGAGGAGTATTTAGGAGATATTGAAGATCCTAGAGAACTTAGAGTTCAGTACCAAGAAATGATGGGGGATTTGATGTTTGctattcctgccctcaaagtgGCTAAATATCAACACA GTTCCAGCTCTCCAGTCTACTTCTATGAATTTCAGCATCGACCAAGCCTGTTTAAAGACAGCAAGCCAGATTTTGTGAAAGCAGACCATGGCGATGAGCTGCTTTTTACCTTTGGATGGTCTC TTTTAGGTGATACCACCGAAGAGGAAAAAGTCCTGAGCCATAAGATGATGAGCTACTGGGCCAACTTTGCCCGCCATGG GAACCCAAATGGTGCAGACTTATTGCAATGGCCAGCCTATGGCCAGAACGAAGAGTATATGCAGCTGAATTTGCAGTTGTCTGTGGGAAAGAGCCTGAAGGGGAATAAGTTAGAGTTCTGGACCAAGACCGTACCCCAGAAGATGAAGGAATCACTGCTCCAAAAGGGCCGGATGGAGTTGTGA
- the CES2.3 gene encoding pyrethroid hydrolase Ces2e isoform X2 has translation MWNTSVLPKALTLGVLCFLISVKGHKADDLIRTTESGQVQGTQISIKKLDKSVDVFLGIPFAKPPIGALRFSPPQAPDSWNNVRDATSYPPMCLQDGLIQEKMEKALKIKLPRVAISEDCLYLNIYVPGDTKEGDRLPVLSPMSKGLFHRAIMESGVAILPGLIASSSDTVTNLVANLSACERSSSASMVQCLRSKSEEEMLAMTKLFKIIPGVVDGKFLPRHPEELLAAGEFHHVPCIIGVNNHEYGWIIPAELGISELKEKMDKGDIQSTVQGPLLGIPPELGHLMIEEYLGDIEDPRELRVQYQEMMGDLMFAIPALKVAKYQHSSSSPVYFYEFQHRPSLFKDSKPDFVKADHGDELLFTFGWSLLGDTTEEEKVLSHKMMSYWANFARHGNPNGADLLQWPAYGQNEEYMQLNLQLSVGKSLKGNKLEFWTKTVPQKMKESLLQKGRMEL, from the exons ATGTGGAACACTTCCGTGCTGCCCAAGGCCCTCACTCTGGGGGTCCTGTGCTTCCTAATTTCAGTCAAAG GGCACAAGGCAGATGACCTCATCAGGACCACCGAGTCTGGACAGGTTCAAGGGACTCAAATCAGCATCAAGAAGCTTGACAAAAGTGTTGATGTTTTCCTGGGAATCCCCTTTGCCAAACCACCCATTGGGGCCCTGAGGTTTTCCCCTCCCCAAGCCCCTGACTCCTGGAACAATGTGAGAGATGCGACTTCTTACCCACCCAT GTGTTTGCAGGATGGccttatacaagaaaaaatggaaaaggcctTGAAAATAAAACTCCCCAGGGTTGCCATTTCTGAAGACTGTTTGTACCTCAATATCTATGTTCCTGGCgacacaaaggaaggggaccgATTACCA GTTCTGTCCCCCATGTCCAAAGGTTTGTTCCACAGAGCAATCATGGAGAGTGGTGTGGCCATCCTTCCTGGACTGATTGCTTCCAGTTCTGACACAGTCACAAAT CTTGTTGCCAATCTGTCTGCTTGTGAGAGATCCAGTTCTGCCTCCATGGTTCAGTGTCTTCGAAGCAAAAGTGAGGAGGAAATGCTGGCCATGACCAAG cttttcAAGATAATCCCTGGAGTAGTTGATGGGAAATTCTTGCCCAGACATCCTGAAGAGTTGTTGGCTGCAGGAGAGTTCCACCATGTCCCTTGCATCATAGGTGTCAATAACCATGAATATGGTTGGATTATTCCTGCT GAGTTGGGCATTTCTGAACTTAAAGAAAAGATGGATAAAGGAGATATCCAATCAACAGTGCAAGGTCCACTTTTG GGTATTCCTCCTGAGCTTGGCCATTTGATGATTGAGGAGTATTTAGGAGATATTGAAGATCCTAGAGAACTTAGAGTTCAGTACCAAGAAATGATGGGGGATTTGATGTTTGctattcctgccctcaaagtgGCTAAATATCAACACA GTTCCAGCTCTCCAGTCTACTTCTATGAATTTCAGCATCGACCAAGCCTGTTTAAAGACAGCAAGCCAGATTTTGTGAAAGCAGACCATGGCGATGAGCTGCTTTTTACCTTTGGATGGTCTC TTTTAGGTGATACCACCGAAGAGGAAAAAGTCCTGAGCCATAAGATGATGAGCTACTGGGCCAACTTTGCCCGCCATGG GAACCCAAATGGTGCAGACTTATTGCAATGGCCAGCCTATGGCCAGAACGAAGAGTATATGCAGCTGAATTTGCAGTTGTCTGTGGGAAAGAGCCTGAAGGGGAATAAGTTAGAGTTCTGGACCAAGACCGTACCCCAGAAGATGAAGGAATCACTGCTCCAAAAGGGCCGGATGGAGTTGTGA